A single window of Pyxicephalus adspersus chromosome 10, UCB_Pads_2.0, whole genome shotgun sequence DNA harbors:
- the MTG1 gene encoding mitochondrial ribosome-associated GTPase 1 isoform X3: MRAKLTKVDCIVEVHDARIPLSGRNPFFKEYLGIKPHLLILNKLDLCDLSQQNRIIKQLQKQEVGKAIYTNSIQEENIKEIVPAILERVNSNPRFHRAENTEICIMVTGIPNVGKSSLINSLRRMHLKKGKASRVGGEPGITRSVLHKIQISENPLIYLLDTPGVLSPRIENVETGMKLALCGTILDHLVGEDIIADYLLYTLNNYPQHRYVQHYELDGPCSDTEKLLKKIAEKLGKTQKVKAITGTESTSALMLYGTRYSGIARSSSCLLYKISHLLLNKYISIYQLFLYCIVLYFLYCY; this comes from the exons ATGAGGGCTAAACTAACAAAAGTGGACTGCATTGTGGAAGTACATGATGCAAGAAT tcctttatcTGGTCGAAACCCCTTCTTTAAAGAATATCTTGGAATTAAACCCCATCTGCTAATACTCAACAAACTTGACCTATGTGACCTGTctcagcaaaat AGAATTATTAAACAACTACAGAAGCAGGAAGTTGGAAAGGCTATATACACTAATTCCATACAGGAGGAAAACATAAAGGAG ATTGTTCCAGCAATTCTAGAACGCGTTAACTCTAATCCTCGATTCCACAGAGCTGAG AACACAGAAATCTGCATTATGGTAACTGGAATTCCCAATGTGGGAAAATCTTCTCTGATAAACTCACTGCGTAGAATGCATCTAAAGAAAG GGAAGGCTTCTAGAGTTGGTGGAGAACCTGGAATCACCCGCtcagtgctgcataaaatacaG ATATCTGAAAATCCTCTTATCTACCTCTTGGACACACCAGGAGTTCTCTCTCCACGTATTGAGAATGTTGAGACAGGAATGAAATTGGCACTATGTG gaacAATTCTTGATCATTTGGTGGGAGAAGATATAATAGCTGATTATCTTCTGTATACCCTAAATAACTATCCCCAACACAG atatgttCAACATTATGAACTGGATGGGCCATGTTCAGACACTGAGAAACTTCTAAAGAAAATTGCTGAAAAGCTGGGAAAGACGCAGAAAGTGAAAGCCATCACTGGTACTG AAAGCACCTCAGCGCTGATGTTGTATGGCACCAGATATAGTGGAATTGCAAGATCATCAAGCTGTCTActttataaaatatcacatctccttctgaataaatatatttcaatatatcaattatttttgtattgtattgtgcttTACTTCCTTTATTGTTATTAA
- the MTG1 gene encoding mitochondrial ribosome-associated GTPase 1 isoform X1 translates to MRLYSVLRFPYDFGGRDVAHWFPGHMAKGLKQMRAKLTKVDCIVEVHDARIPLSGRNPFFKEYLGIKPHLLILNKLDLCDLSQQNRIIKQLQKQEVGKAIYTNSIQEENIKEIVPAILERVNSNPRFHRAENTEICIMVTGIPNVGKSSLINSLRRMHLKKGKASRVGGEPGITRSVLHKIQISENPLIYLLDTPGVLSPRIENVETGMKLALCGTILDHLVGEDIIADYLLYTLNNYPQHRYVQHYELDGPCSDTEKLLKKIAEKLGKTQKVKAITGTESTSALMLYGTRYSGIARSSSCLLYKISHLLLNKYISIYQLFLYCIVLYFLYCY, encoded by the exons ATGAGACTTTACAGTGTCCTGCGTTTCCCCTATGACTTTGGTGGACGGGACGTGGCACACTGGTTCCCTGGACATATGGCTAAAG gatTAAAACAGATGAGGGCTAAACTAACAAAAGTGGACTGCATTGTGGAAGTACATGATGCAAGAAT tcctttatcTGGTCGAAACCCCTTCTTTAAAGAATATCTTGGAATTAAACCCCATCTGCTAATACTCAACAAACTTGACCTATGTGACCTGTctcagcaaaat AGAATTATTAAACAACTACAGAAGCAGGAAGTTGGAAAGGCTATATACACTAATTCCATACAGGAGGAAAACATAAAGGAG ATTGTTCCAGCAATTCTAGAACGCGTTAACTCTAATCCTCGATTCCACAGAGCTGAG AACACAGAAATCTGCATTATGGTAACTGGAATTCCCAATGTGGGAAAATCTTCTCTGATAAACTCACTGCGTAGAATGCATCTAAAGAAAG GGAAGGCTTCTAGAGTTGGTGGAGAACCTGGAATCACCCGCtcagtgctgcataaaatacaG ATATCTGAAAATCCTCTTATCTACCTCTTGGACACACCAGGAGTTCTCTCTCCACGTATTGAGAATGTTGAGACAGGAATGAAATTGGCACTATGTG gaacAATTCTTGATCATTTGGTGGGAGAAGATATAATAGCTGATTATCTTCTGTATACCCTAAATAACTATCCCCAACACAG atatgttCAACATTATGAACTGGATGGGCCATGTTCAGACACTGAGAAACTTCTAAAGAAAATTGCTGAAAAGCTGGGAAAGACGCAGAAAGTGAAAGCCATCACTGGTACTG AAAGCACCTCAGCGCTGATGTTGTATGGCACCAGATATAGTGGAATTGCAAGATCATCAAGCTGTCTActttataaaatatcacatctccttctgaataaatatatttcaatatatcaattatttttgtattgtattgtgcttTACTTCCTTTATTGTTATTAA
- the MTG1 gene encoding mitochondrial ribosome-associated GTPase 1 isoform X2, which produces MRLYSVLRFPYDFGGRDVAHWFPGHMAKGLKQMRAKLTKVDCIVEVHDARIPLSGRNPFFKEYLGIKPHLLILNKLDLCDLSQQNRIIKQLQKQEVGKAIYTNSIQEENIKEIVPAILERVNSNPRFHRAENTEICIMVTGIPNVGKSSLINSLRRMHLKKGKASRVGGEPGITRSVLHKIQISENPLIYLLDTPGVLSPRIENVETGMKLALCGTILDHLVGEDIIADYLLYTLNNYPQHRYVQHYELDGPCSDTEKLLKKIAEKLGKTQKVKAITGTGDVNITIPNYSAAAYDFIRAFRKGDLGRVTLD; this is translated from the exons ATGAGACTTTACAGTGTCCTGCGTTTCCCCTATGACTTTGGTGGACGGGACGTGGCACACTGGTTCCCTGGACATATGGCTAAAG gatTAAAACAGATGAGGGCTAAACTAACAAAAGTGGACTGCATTGTGGAAGTACATGATGCAAGAAT tcctttatcTGGTCGAAACCCCTTCTTTAAAGAATATCTTGGAATTAAACCCCATCTGCTAATACTCAACAAACTTGACCTATGTGACCTGTctcagcaaaat AGAATTATTAAACAACTACAGAAGCAGGAAGTTGGAAAGGCTATATACACTAATTCCATACAGGAGGAAAACATAAAGGAG ATTGTTCCAGCAATTCTAGAACGCGTTAACTCTAATCCTCGATTCCACAGAGCTGAG AACACAGAAATCTGCATTATGGTAACTGGAATTCCCAATGTGGGAAAATCTTCTCTGATAAACTCACTGCGTAGAATGCATCTAAAGAAAG GGAAGGCTTCTAGAGTTGGTGGAGAACCTGGAATCACCCGCtcagtgctgcataaaatacaG ATATCTGAAAATCCTCTTATCTACCTCTTGGACACACCAGGAGTTCTCTCTCCACGTATTGAGAATGTTGAGACAGGAATGAAATTGGCACTATGTG gaacAATTCTTGATCATTTGGTGGGAGAAGATATAATAGCTGATTATCTTCTGTATACCCTAAATAACTATCCCCAACACAG atatgttCAACATTATGAACTGGATGGGCCATGTTCAGACACTGAGAAACTTCTAAAGAAAATTGCTGAAAAGCTGGGAAAGACGCAGAAAGTGAAAGCCATCACTGGTACTG gGGATGTCAACATAACTATACCAAACTATAGCGCTGCTGCATATGACTTCATACGAGCTTTTCGCAAGGGAGACCTAGGAAGGGTGACATTGGACTGA
- the PAOX gene encoding peroxisomal N(1)-acetyl-spermine/spermidine oxidase: MPPITGHAVRLLPLFFVFSVYPIQGSLVSAPEEPMGRRTPSVLIVGSGISGIGAAEKVHKNGFQNIRILEATGRTGGRIRTQKFAKGLAEMGAQWIHGPSPENPVFQLSSQYNLVGPDALREENQKVDVGGHPPDIPVIYSSSGKEINPTLVENVTNLYYEWLEKSRNFTKDTCSPDDSVGSFMRREILRSSKEWNKDVSELNMAILRALLNVECCVSGTHSMDHVALCPFGEYTMFLGLDCTFPKGYESLVNRIKANLPNDTVLLNKPVKRINWNGSFQGNDSNAHPVRVQCEDGDTFVADHVIVTVPLGFLKKHADDFLSPPLPPSKKQAIKKLGFGTMNKILLEFEKPFWDPNTTYIQLVWEGDSPLTESQKDLRKHWVKKLSGFVVLDPPGQLGHVLCGFMAGKESEYMETLSDEEVVSSMTSLLRQFTGNPELPPPISILRSQWHSQPYTGGSYSYVAVGSSGNDIEVLAEPLPKERNAAKPLQVLFAGEATERNFYSTTHGALMSGWREAQRLIDQYPELGAAVRKAKL, from the exons CATGCTGTCAGGCTCCTCCCCCTCTTCTTCGTCTTCTCTGTCTATCCAATTCAGGGCTCGCTGGTGTCAGCGCCGGAGGAGCCAATGGGACGCCGAACTCCTTCCGTTCTGATCGTCGGTTCCGGCATTTCTGGGATTGGAGCTGCCGAGAAAGTGCACAAGAATGGGTTCCAGAATATTAGGAtcctggaagcaacaggaaggaCCGGGGGTCGTATACGGACGCAGAAATTTG CAAAGGGCCTGGCTGAGATGGGCGCACAGTGGATTCATGGGCCATCTCCAGAGAACCCAGTTTTTCAGCTGTCATCCCAGTATAATCTTGTAGGTCCTGATGCCCTGCGTGAGGAAAACCAGAAAGTTGATGTGGGAGGCCACCCTCCTGATATCCCAGTTATCTACAGCAGCTCAGGAAAGGAAATCAATCCGACCTTAGTGGAGAACGTTACAAATTTGTATTATGAGTGGCTGGAGAAATCACGAAATTTCACAAAAGATACCTGCAGTCCAGATGACAGTGTTGGAAGTTTCATGCGCCGAGAAATTTTGCGCAGCTCAAAAGAATGGAATAAAGATGTATCTGAGCTCAATATGGCAATTTTAAGGGCACTTCTTAATGTTGAGTGTTGTGTCAGTGGAACCCATTCAATGGACCATGTGGCACTCTGTCCCTTTGGAGAGTATACAATGTTTCTAGGATTGGATTGTACCTTTCCTAA gGGCTATGAAAGTCTTGTGAATCGGATTAAAGCAAATCTACCGAATGACACTGTATTGCTGAACAAACCTGTGAAGAGAATTAACTGGAACGGTTCTTTCCAGGGCAATGACTCCAATGCACATCCTGTGCGAGTGCAGTGTGAGGATGGAGACACATTTGTGGCAGATCATGTCATTGTCACTGTCCCATTGG GCTTCCTAAAAAAGCATGCAGATGATTTCCTTAGCCCCCCCTTGCCTCCAAGCAAAAAACAGGCAATAAAGAAACTAGGATTTGGAACAATGAATAAGATTTTGCTGGAATTTGAAAAACCATTCTGGGACCCAAACACGACATATATTCAGCTGGTGTGGGAAGGTGATTCGCCCTTGACTGAATCCCAGAAAGACCTAAGGAAACATTGGGTCAAAAAACTGTCTGGATTTGTGGtgctggatccaccaggaca GCTTGGTCATGTACTTTGTGGTTTCATGGCTGGCAAGGAATCTGAATATATGGAAACCTTATCTGATGAAGAAGTCGTGTCGTCAATGACCTCTCTTCTGAGGCAgttcacag gaaACCCTGAGCTGCCCCCACCAATCAGTATTCTGCGAAGCCAGTGGCACAGCCAGCCGTACACTGGTGGCTCATACAGCTATGTAGCTGTAGGCAGTTCTGGAAATGATATTGAAGTTCTTGCAGAGCCTTTACCTAAAGAAAGAAATGCTGCCAAG cCTTTACAGGTCCTTTTTGCTGGAGAAGCAACAGAAAGAAACTTTTACTCCACAACACATGGTGCCTTAATGTCCGGATGGAGGGAAGCACAGCGTCTAATTGATCAATATCCAGAGCTGGGAGCAGCTGTCAGGAAGGCCAAGCTCTAA